The DNA region CGATGTTGCAAGAAACAATGGTAATGTTCTTCACAGGAAAAAGCTCCCAACGATAGCATGGCTAGTCGAGAAGAAAAAAAGGTTTGCAGATTTCAAAAAGAACCATCTCCACTCTTTATCCGTTctaagtgttaaaaaaaaaaatgctggtTCCTTTTGTGCATCTGCAGCAAAGCAGTGTTATCCATAAATGTGATAAAGCAGGGTTATATACTCTTGAAAAAGTAGgtttaacttttataaaatacAGAATATGATTTTTGGATGTTTGGTTGcctgattcttcttcttttcttgtttttttcccAGTTGCTAAAGGAAGTATTAAATCAAGAAAGACAATGCAAAGTAGAAAGAGGAAAATAATGTGAAAAGTGGGTTCCTTGGGAGGGTGTGGCAAGTCTTTTAGCAGTAAGAATTTTCATCCCAGGGAAACTGGAAAACAAGTTGGTTTTAGATTTCTGATCACCTGGCCATTTTGAAGATGCCATGTTTCACTATGATACGGATGTGCAAAGATGTCATTATCGCGCACAACTTCAAGGAGACGTGATTTCCTCTTGTGGGGGCGAGTGGCTTTTGTTGGGCAAAAATTTAAGGTGTCCGAAAATCGTTTTCAAGTCCATCCATAAGCCAAATCTCTTGTACATCTCTCACAAAAATTAACTCCCAATTTCTACTTTTAGACCATGAAATTCGagcaaaaaaatcagaaaagatCCCATTCTGAGAATATTATCCGCCTGCGACAGGTCGTGCCGTGTAAATCAGATCTCACATACGGCAAAGCTGAGCTCCATGCCATTCATACAACTATATAAAGAATACCATGGCTCCCCAACTCTTCCCTTTTACGATTCCCTTATAAGAGAACATCTAACTCCAGAGATCTGTATTCCTGACCTTTGCCTAGGTTTCAACCTTTAAAGAAAAGAATCACCACAAAATTTCTCCCAAAATAGTCGAAGGAAAAAACATGATATATAAGCTAATATGAATATATATCCAGCTAGAAGTACAATAATAGCGATCTCAGTGTAAATAAAGAAGAAACAACCAGCAATGCACCTTTTAACCGAATAATAATATTCCATACGAGTATCTCATTTCAAGAAATTAGAGAAAGCTCAGTCTAGAAACCAGTAGTTTCAGTAAAATCGCCTACGTTTCTCATTTTCTCTGGATGAGGTAGAATATTGGTGCCCTGTCCGCAAAAACTCTCCGTCCATCCTTCGAAACAGACTCATACTTCCATGCAGGTCCAAGAAGCCAAGATGTGGCAGCCCCACCAAGAAAGCCTCCTAACTGAAGTTGTGAacgatgcatcaaaaggtggtACCGGTGTTAAAGGCAAAATAAATAGGGTGTGGGACATCCCTACTCAATAATCAACCAAAACGTGAGGAAAGAATCATATGCAGCTTCCCATTCTGAGACTCATTAACTATGAAATTCCAAATGTTCCCAGATAAAACAAGACTGTTGTCTACTTAGGATTTAGAAGGATTAAATGGCAAGAATTTCAATGGAAGTCGCCGACTTTGTAGTTGAAATATACCATGGAAGTTGAACTTTTGTTGTCAGTTTTTTCCATAacttcttcaaaatcaacacagcCAAATTAGTGCACAAGCTTACTTTTAAATATCACACAAacttaaatttgaataatagaTACCACAAGAACCACATGAGAGTGCATCAAATCATGAATGAAGctaaaatcaaaaaattaggAGACtagaattgaaaaaagaaagatgcaaGGGACGATCCGATCTTTTCTTTAAGTTTGATTGCACAGcatacctctctctctttctctctctctctctctctctctctctctcatgcccgGACGGTACATTATAGTAGGTTTCTACAAATTCTCACAACACATAACCTTTTTTATAGCCCACAAATTAGTTGTACTTTAACTCTCTTAGACGTctaataaacaaaatttaagaCAAAAAGGATAATGAGTAGCAAGAAAAACAGCAATACCAAACTTACATGTCCCCAGTTATCAATGCCTTTGGACAGTAGTCCGATAGTCTGCACCACACAAGCTTCTTtgtcacttatcaaaaaagaaaaaaaataaacttcttGTTATCAATTCAACCAATATAAAAATACCATAATTTTTTGCTACATGCATTTCTAGGCAGAGCAGTGATTCattttttacaatctaacaGACTTGACTAAACAGgcttagaaaaaatataaatggcAATCAACTATGATGTTAAGGGAGGTAGCTCAAGTAGAGGGAAGTCTAAAGGAAGGGCAATGTGAAGACGGGAAACATAAGGGATTGTGGCTGGGGTTGGGGTTGGGTATTTGTTCAacgggaaacaaggggttgAGTCTCAAAGTAATTTTTAGGGTATTTCGGGATGTTTTGGGATTAGTGTATTTTGGATTGTTTTTTACGGGCTTTCTGGGTCATTAGGGGCTCTTCAATATGGGCAAGGTGTTTTCTTGCATACGTTAAGTGTATTTGGTTAttccttttgatatatataatatttttacatataaaaaaaaaaaatatatatatatatatatataaacgtttCAATTGAATCACTGCTTGATTGCCCCTGCAAAACCTGGAGCAACTTGTGATTGGTAAGGGAAATGAGAGACATGCCATATTCAGAACAACAACTCGTGCTATGTGTTGCAGATCTTCTTTGCCACCTCCAACCAGTTGTCTATGCCTCATTACAAACACAGCAACTGCTCCAACCTAAATCAAACACCGGGAGTTTGACGAAGGAAGAAAATGAGCAAACCTTTTTTGAGTATAGCTTACTTCTATTGTCTCAGAAACTATTCCACCTTCTTTAGGGAAGCAAAttctaaatcttttttttttttttttttttttttttttttttttccgtcttTTGACTCTTGACCGTTGggaatagagagagaaagagggggtggggggggggggggttggggggCTGACAAAAGTATCAGAACCCTTGGATGAATCAGAGTTCAAAAAGACTTACTAGTCCAAAGATTGCTCCCGAAGCACCCACCGCAGGTGCTTTGCAAAACCAATAACTCATTGCTGAACCTGATTTCTTGCAAATACAAAATCAGATTACAAGTGGGTAAacaatttcatgattttcatcAGCTACTGAAGAGAGGTTAGAAGCTGTTACTTGCAATCGCAGAGGCAAAGTAAACTGCAAGAAATCTCCTAGGACCACTGATTTTCTCAGCATTAGGACcaattgaattcaaagaataacaGTTgacctggaaaaaaaaaatccttttttcATACCCAGTCATAGAACATAAgccattaaaagagaaatatcaAGCAGGAAGATTCAAATCAGACCATTAGATGCCCAACGTTGGCATGCAAAAAGGAAGATGTTGCTAGCCTCCACAGTTGGCCTGCGTCAATGAGACTATTTATCTGTAAACAACTTGAATAAATCATGAAGGTAAGGAGCCCAaaagatagatggtttgatattAAAGAGGAAATGTTTCTAGATTTTCATTTGCACCGTTACCTTAGCTCCCCATAATAGTAGTTTCCCTTGTGTTGCGGTTTGTGCAATAAAAACTCTGCACACATGATTTAACCAGTAATGAGCTGTTAACTTGGGTGCATACGGCATGTCttttcatgactttcttgtatcgCTAAACTAGCAGGCATAGGCGAccctcttgtatatgtcccgtatacTTGGGCTTTTATCTATTTcatgatcaataaaaattttgtttattgattaaaaaaaaaaaaaaaaaaaaaaaaacacttgggTGCATTTACAAACTTTTTAAAAACTTAAAGAGTAAATAAAGGTGCCTAACAAATTTAGGGACAGCAGTAAAGGAGAAAAATGAAAGTGGAAATGATGTAgcattgaatgattatttttgttggaaaaaTTATTGAATGCTATCTATGACGAATGCAccttaatatccttttttgaacAGATCAGATACTGGTACTCACAATACATTAGCAGCAAGTAGAATATTGGTCCATCTTCTTCCATCGAATGCATTCTTGCCTGATATCTTTGAGTGCGGCACCCCATCATTTCTAaatccctttcttttttctcccccATCAAAGAAAGATAGACCAGTTGAATATGTGGATGTCACAGCATCTTTTGATaactgaaaaaaattaatttccctGAATTGGAAGGCTTTTTCGCGCCATACATCCTTCAATCTAGGCACGTGATCCAGACAGGATAGTTTCTGTTTAATAAGAAATCAGTGGCAATCAAGAGTTTTGAAACTAAAATACATAAGAGAATCGTGTCCCATGCATTAATGTGGCActggaaacaaaaaaaattccctTATGTCatctatttaaattataatcggagacaaaatcaaaataagGACATTTCAAAGTTAAAAGCAACACAACCTCGAAAATTATGTCATCTGTAATGGTCTAATAAACAGACACATTCATAAAAATCTACTACAGACATTTGAAAAAGGGCGTAGCCCAAGTA from Carya illinoinensis cultivar Pawnee chromosome 6, C.illinoinensisPawnee_v1, whole genome shotgun sequence includes:
- the LOC122313223 gene encoding RHOMBOID-like protein 10, chloroplastic encodes the protein MVGSALPQPAWFHIWEVASTPTPTSRPLSLATTATSFHIGHLLRLHVSQRLELGLLLHSRFQKLSCLDHVPRLKDVWREKAFQFREINFFQLSKDAVTSTYSTGLSFFDGGEKRKGFRNDGVPHSKISGKNAFDGRRWTNILLAANVLVFIAQTATQGKLLLWGAKINSLIDAGQLWRLATSSFLHANVGHLMVNCYSLNSIGPNAEKISGPRRFLAVYFASAIASSAMSYWFCKAPAVGASGAIFGLVGAVAVFVMRHRQLVGGGKEDLQHIARVVVLNMTIGLLSKGIDNWGHLGGFLGGAATSWLLGPAWKYESVSKDGRRVFADRAPIFYLIQRK